The following coding sequences lie in one Silene latifolia isolate original U9 population chromosome 5, ASM4854445v1, whole genome shotgun sequence genomic window:
- the LOC141657138 gene encoding endochitinase At2g43590-like, translating to MVGSNNKMKGGLGLMMMTLAITWLSSMPSPVQSINVATVVTPAFFNSIISQASSSCRGKRFYTRAAFLSAKQAFPKFGTGTNLQAKREIAAFFAHATHETGSFCYIDEIGQSTTPYCDRSCTRYRCRQGKSYHGRGPIQLTWNCNYGACGKDLGLDLLNRPELASSSATVSFKTALWYWMKRVHPVMGQGFGATIKAINGGECGGGVPSAVRNRVKYYKKYCAKFGVTPGPNVDC from the exons ATGGTGGGAAGTAACAATAAGATGAAGGGAGGATTAGGTTTAATGATGATGACATTGGCAATAACATGGTTGTCGTCGATGCCATCACCAGTACAAAGTATTAATGTAGCAACCGTGGTAACCCCTGCCTTTTTTAATAGCATTATCAGCCAGGCTTCGTCGTCTTGCAGGGGTAAACGCTTCTACACTCGCGCTGCCTTTCTGAGtgctaagcaagccttccctaaGTTCGGAACTGGCACCAACCTCCAAGCCAAGAGGGAGATCGCTGCCTTCTTCGCTCATGCTACACATGAGACTGGGA GCTTTTGCTACATAGATGAGATTGGACAATCAACCACACCATACTGTGACCGCTCCTGCACCAGATACAGGTGCAGGCAGGGTAAAAGCTACCACGGAAGAGGCCCAATCCAGCTAACATGGAACTGCAATTACGGGGCTTGTGGTAAGGATCTCGGTCTTGACTTGTTGAACCGTCCAGAACTAGCCTCATCAAGTGCAACCGTCTCCTTCAAGACAGCACTCTGGTACTGGATGAAGAGGGTTCACCCTGTCATGGGCCAAGGCTTTGGTGCCACCATTAAGGCCATCAATGGAGGTGAATGCGGTGGCGGAGTACCTAGCGCGGTTAGAAACCGTGTCAAGTATTACAAAAAATACTGCGCCAAGTTCGGTGTTACTCCTGGTCCTAATGTTGATTGCTAA
- the LOC141657137 gene encoding receptor-like protein EIX1 yields MLKLYNLTHLLLVLLNLGALKVRVCFVIGCHEAEREALFKFKHSLSVVNSLLESWEGKDCCQWEGVGCHNVTTYVNSLKLRNLNWDYDFNEMFISAPTLDASLLELRHLNYLDLSGNDFQGSQIPGFLGSFKHLRYLNLSYSNFGGVVPSQLGNLTILHTLNLSTSVSYFTPRFLSSNLYWVSTLVSLQYLNLDGILISPIRDSMYYSLNRPSLLGLGLSYCGLSTPHFLSLFSNSTCLSQIQQLDLSHNLLEGPLPHVIANMTSLRYLSLAHNNLNGSIPLSLRNMRKREHLDLSYNNFSRVEEGAVMGILGNLCKLKTFSLSHNPIGGEIGTHRNFSNCSTYNLEILQLRRNLIGSTLPYWLGDFKKLRMLDISNNEISGRIPLSIGSLSSLEELDLSDNSLNGTIPEVLGQCKALVSIDLSSNSLQGAVSESHLSNLLRLNYLDLSFNPLDLNLTSNWSPPFQLGELHMKSCKVQTQFPQWITKQTNLTVLDLSDNSMSGTLVQWFPNNILLEVNISHNQITGPVPYFSALYLNSLDLSYNLLSGKLLHDGSSSKNDLVGTPLCQLPSLQFLDLQNNNIVGTIPDCWGSSDYLAYINLSSNNLSGFIPMSMGLLPFLGFLKLSNNSLQGPIPPTLSTSSSLQILDLGENKLVGSIPSHYPSLEMLLLRGNQFVGAIPPILCSLSKLQFLDLAHNNLTGSIPPCFGHLISMKSSSPQHHNVFYADNPFYAGPPIAAGEPSDSFTEPREDSTTVVLKGAELQYTTTLKFVVNLDLSCNALTGSIPEEMTNLSSLIGLNLSNNHLTGNIPKKIGEMRLLESLDLSNNNLSGTIPSSMSSLTSLIALNLSYNKLHGQIPTGQQLQVIKDPLTSYVGNPGLCGDPLPNKCETSPVQNQPQEEEEKKDDKKDNWENPLFYFVIFSGFATGFWVVVGSLLLKTRFRFALFQLVDRITDYFYVQVMVRINRIRN; encoded by the coding sequence ATGTTAAAATTGTACAATCTAACCCATCTTCTCTTAGTGCTCTTAAACTTGGGTGCACTAAAAGTCCGCGTGTGCTTTGTAATTGGCTGCCATGAAGCGGAACGAGAGGCTCTGTTCAAGTTCAAGCACAGCCTTTCTGTTGTTAACAGTCTGTTGGAGTCCTGGGAGGGGAAGgattgttgtcaatgggaaggaGTGGGCTGTCACAATGTTACTACCTATGTCAACAGTCTCAAACTACGCAACCTTAATTGGGATTATGACTTTAATGAAATGTTTATAAGTGCCCCAACATTAGATGCTTCTCTACTTGAATTGAGGCACCTAAACTACTTGGATTTGAGCGGCAATGATTTTCAAGGTAGCCAAATCCCGGGATTCTTGGGCTCATTCAAACATTTGCGGTATCTTAACCTGTCCTATTCAAATTTTGGTGGCGTTGTCCCTTCTCAACTCGGCAATCTGACTATTTTACACACCCTCAATCTCTCGACTTCTGTGTCTTATTTCACCCCACGGTTTCTATCAAGCAATCTCTATTGGGTTTCTACACTTGTAAGTTTGCAATATCTAAACTTGGATGGCATTCTTATATCCCCCATCAGGGATTCCATGTACTACTCGTTGAACAGGCCTTCTTTGCTAGGCCTGGGACTTTCTTATTGTGGACTTAGTACCCCCcattttctttctcttttctctAATTCGACATGCTTGTCTCAGATTCAACAACTAGATCTTTCACATAACTTGTTAGAAGGACCACTCCCACATGTTATTGCTAACATGACCTCTCTCAGATATCTCAGCCTTGCACATAATAATTTGAATGGATCAATCCCGCTCTCGCTGAGAAATATGAGAAAACGTGAACATCTTGACCTCAGTTACAACAATTTTAGCCGTGTTGAGGAAGGAGCCGTGATGGGTATATTAGGGAACCTATGTAAGCTCAAAACTTTTTCTCTGTCACATAACCCTATAGGCGGGGAGATAGGAACTCACAGGAATTTTTCTAACTGCAGTACCTATAATTTGGAGATTCTGCAACTGAGACGAAACCTAATTGGAAGCACTTTGCCTTACTGGCTGGGTGACTTCAAAAAGTTGAGGATGTTGGATATTAGCAATAATGAAATATCTGGCCGTATTCCTCTGTCAATTGGAAGCTTGTCATCCTTGGAAGAGTTAGATCTTTCCGATAACTCTCTCAACGGCACTATACCAGAAGTATTGGGACAGTGCAAAGCCCTTGTTTCGATTGATCTCTCCTCAAATTCGCTACAAGGCGCAGTGTCCGAGTCACACCTATCCAACCTCCTAAGATTGAATTATTTAGACCTGAGCTTTAATCCTTTGGACTTAAACCTCACTTCTAACTGGTCACCGCCATTTCAACTCGGTGAGCTCCATATGAAGTCTTGTAAGGTCCAAACTCAGTTTCCTCAATGGATTACGAAGCAGACAAACCTCACGGTGTTGGACCTTTCCGATAACTCAATGTCGGGTACATTGGTTCAATGGTTTCCAAACAACATATTGTTGGAAGTTAATATCTCTCACAATCAAATTACAGGTCCAGTCCCATACTTCTCGGCTTTATACCTTAATTCCCTAGACCTTTCGTATAACTTGCTTTCGGGGAAACTACTGCATGATGGTTCTTCTTCTAAGAATGATTTGGTTGGAACTCCTTTATGTCAATTGCCTAGCTTGCAGTTCCTAGATCTCCAAAATAATAATATTGTCGGCACCATTCCTGATTGTTGGGGTTCTTCAGATTACCTGGCGTACATCAATCTATCCTCTAACAATCTTTCCGGGTTCATTCCCATGTCTATGGGACTACTTCCATTTTTAGGATTTCTTAAGTTGAGTAATAATTCTCTTCAAGGCCCGATTCCTCCAACATTGAGCACTAGTTCTTCCTTGCAAATTTTGGATCTTGGTGAGAATAAGTTAGTTGGGAGTATACCAAGTCATTACCCTTCTCTAGAAATGCTCCTGCTACGAGGAAATCAATTTGTGGGTGCTATCCCACCTATATTATGCTCTCTTTCTAAGCTACAATTCCTTGACCTTGCACACAATAACTTGACTGGAAGCATACCTCCTTGTTTTGGCCACTTAATCAGCATGAAGTCATCTTCTCCCCAACATCATAATGTTTTTTATGCGGACAATCCTTTTTATGCTGGTCCTCCTATTGCTGCCGGTGAACCTTCGGATTCTTTTACAGAACCCCGGGAAGACAGCACTACAGTAGTTCTGAAAGGTGCAGAGTTGCAGTACACAACAACTCTCAAATTTGTCGTAAACTTGGACCTTTCATGTAACGCCTTGACAGGCTCCATCCCAGAAGAGATGACAAATCTATCATCTCTTATTGGTCTCAATTTGTCTAACAACCATCTGACAGGAAATATTCCGAAGAAGATAGGTGAAATGAGATTATTAGAGTCCCTTGATCTATCAAACAATAATCTCTCTGGGACGATCCCATCAAGCATGTCCTCCTTGACTTCTTTGATCGCACTCAACTTGTCCTACAACAAACTCCATGGACAAATCCCTACCGGACAACAACTCCAGGTTATCAAAGATCCATTAACGTCATATGTAGGCAATCCAGGATTATGTGGCGATCCTTTGCCAAACAAGTGCGAGACAAGCCCTGTCCAAAATCAGccgcaagaagaagaagaaaaaaaggatGACAAGAAAGACAACTGGGAAAACCCATTGTTCTATTTTGTCATATTCTCGGGATTCGCAACTGGGTTTTGGGTAGTGGTTGGAAGTTTGCTGCTCAAGACGAGGTTTAGATTTGCTCTATTTCAGCTTGTGGATCGCATCACTGATTACTTTTATGTGCAAGTAATGGTAAGGATCAACAGGATTCGGAACTAG
- the LOC141657139 gene encoding uncharacterized protein LOC141657139 — protein MPSITSLSVLSLLIISIFIINPATAESPIIRLPSDTTNEVCPNDAVGSFNCPVNCFRPDPVCGDDGVTYWCGCADARCAGTRVAKRGYCEVGNGGSGSLSGQAFLLVHIVWLIVLGFSVLCGLL, from the coding sequence ATGCCTTCCATAACTTCTCTCTCAGTTCTCTCTCTCCTAATCATCTCTATCTTTATCATCAACCCCGCCACCGCCGAATCCCCTATTATTCGTTTACCATCCGACACCACCAACGAAGTATGCCCGAATGACGCCGTCGGATCATTTAATTGCCCGGTGAACTGCTTCCGACCCGATCCGGTTTGCGGAGACGATGGTGTGACGTACTGGTGCGGCTGTGCTGATGCGCGTTGCGCGGGTACCCGGGTAGCTAAGCGTGGGTACTGTGAGGTTGGAAATGGCGGATCGGGTTCGCTTTCGGGTCAGGCTTTTTTGTTGGTTCATATTGTTTGGCTCATTGTTCTTGGGTTTTCTGTTCTTTGTGGTCTCCTTTGA